The following proteins come from a genomic window of Flavobacteriaceae bacterium MAR_2010_188:
- a CDS encoding uroporphyrinogen decarboxylase: MLKNDLYLRALKGESVERPPVWMMRQAGRYLPEFMAIKEKYDFFTRCQTPELASEITVQPIRRFGMDAAILFCDILVIPQAMNIEVVMKPGIGPFVPNPVRTQADVDQVIVPDIQEELGYVMEAIKATKELLNNDIPLIGFAGSPWTILCYVVQGQGSKTFDRTKEFCFREPIAAHQLLQKITDTTIAYLKEKVAAGVDALQVFDSWGGLLSPKDYQEFSWPYIQQIVDAVYELAPVTVFGKGCWFAFNEMAKSNASALGVDWTCSAANARYLSGGKITLQGNFDPARLLSPPEEIKKMVKTMIDDFGKDRYIANLGHGILPNIPVENARAFVDAVKEYRS, encoded by the coding sequence ATGCTTAAGAACGATTTATATTTAAGAGCCCTAAAAGGAGAATCCGTAGAGCGACCGCCCGTTTGGATGATGCGTCAGGCTGGGAGATATCTTCCAGAATTTATGGCAATTAAGGAGAAGTACGATTTCTTTACCCGTTGCCAAACTCCAGAACTTGCCAGTGAAATTACAGTGCAGCCGATTCGTCGTTTTGGTATGGACGCGGCCATTCTTTTCTGCGATATTTTGGTGATTCCACAAGCAATGAATATTGAAGTGGTCATGAAACCTGGGATTGGTCCTTTTGTGCCAAATCCAGTTAGAACTCAAGCAGATGTCGATCAAGTTATTGTTCCAGATATTCAAGAGGAATTGGGATATGTGATGGAAGCTATAAAAGCGACCAAAGAGCTTTTAAATAACGACATCCCGCTAATCGGATTTGCAGGTTCTCCCTGGACAATTTTATGTTACGTTGTACAAGGACAAGGCAGCAAAACTTTTGATAGAACCAAAGAATTTTGTTTTAGAGAACCAATCGCCGCGCATCAACTCTTGCAAAAAATAACAGATACAACAATCGCTTATTTAAAGGAAAAAGTTGCCGCTGGTGTCGATGCGCTTCAAGTTTTCGATTCTTGGGGTGGATTGTTATCTCCTAAAGACTATCAAGAATTCTCTTGGCCCTACATTCAGCAGATTGTAGATGCTGTTTACGAACTTGCGCCAGTAACCGTCTTTGGTAAAGGATGTTGGTTTGCATTTAATGAAATGGCCAAATCTAATGCTTCTGCTTTAGGAGTCGATTGGACCTGCTCTGCTGCCAATGCACGATATTTAAGCGGTGGTAAGATAACGCTTCAAGGTAATTTTGATCCGGCCCGACTTTTATCTCCTCCCGAAGAAATCAAGAAAATGGTAAAAACGATGATTGACGATTTTGGAAAAGACCGCTATATCGCCAATCTAGGCCATGGTATTTTGCCTAACATTCCGGTGGAAAATGCCCGAGCGTTTGTAGATGCCGTAAAGGAATATAGATCATAG
- a CDS encoding hydroxymethylbilane synthase has protein sequence MSKTIRIGTRDSELAMWQANAVKGQLEFLGHKTQIVAVKSTGDLVLDKPVYDMGITGVFTRTLDIALLTDEIDIAVHSLKDVPTALPKGIVQAAVLKRGNVWDTLIFKNNEEFLGERDAVIATGSLRRKAQWLNRYPTHTIVGLRGNVNTRLQKLEDSDWNGAIFAAAGIGRINLRPEDAINLEWMVPAPAQGAVMIAARAEDEEILAICAEINHEETQICTSLEREFLKILEGGCSAPIGALAYIKDEEVHFQGVLLSLDGKHRFEQTKSRPLGEHHDLPKICANYIIDHGGKRVMSEIKKVHRKTQIFSTKSLTEEQKRRFKLDVEVESTDFIKINHTRISLPLLKSEIKNVIITSQNAVESILSSCPPEDLKFKNIYCVGRRTKRLIEKKIGKVTHSENNAVDLANYLVEYIEGTEATYFCSNIRLDELPSILKEGNIEIKEVEAYKTVADANKLDESIEGVLFYSPSTVYSFLEKNQPNIIAYCIGETTANAAREKFEDVRVAKVPTVESVIDLVNQHYSN, from the coding sequence ATGTCTAAAACAATTAGAATTGGCACCCGCGACAGCGAGTTGGCGATGTGGCAAGCCAATGCCGTTAAGGGCCAGCTAGAATTTCTTGGTCATAAAACACAGATTGTAGCGGTAAAATCCACCGGTGATTTGGTCCTAGATAAACCTGTTTATGATATGGGAATAACCGGGGTATTTACAAGAACCTTAGATATTGCCTTATTAACCGATGAAATAGATATTGCGGTTCATTCTTTAAAAGATGTTCCAACCGCTTTGCCAAAAGGAATTGTGCAAGCAGCAGTTTTAAAACGAGGAAATGTTTGGGACACTCTAATCTTCAAAAATAACGAAGAATTTTTAGGAGAAAGAGACGCGGTTATCGCGACCGGAAGCCTCCGTAGAAAAGCGCAATGGCTAAACCGATATCCGACACACACCATTGTAGGTTTGCGGGGAAACGTAAATACACGTTTACAAAAACTAGAAGATTCTGACTGGAACGGAGCAATTTTCGCTGCAGCCGGGATAGGAAGAATAAATCTACGTCCAGAAGATGCAATAAATTTGGAATGGATGGTACCTGCTCCAGCACAAGGGGCGGTTATGATTGCTGCAAGAGCCGAAGATGAAGAAATTCTCGCTATATGTGCCGAAATTAATCATGAAGAAACCCAAATTTGTACCTCACTAGAACGGGAATTCTTAAAGATTTTAGAAGGTGGCTGTTCTGCACCGATTGGAGCTTTGGCCTATATTAAAGATGAAGAAGTTCACTTTCAGGGAGTGCTCTTAAGTTTAGATGGAAAACATAGGTTTGAACAAACCAAATCCAGACCACTCGGCGAGCACCATGACCTACCGAAAATTTGCGCCAATTACATTATAGACCATGGTGGAAAAAGGGTAATGTCCGAGATTAAAAAAGTTCATAGAAAGACACAAATCTTTTCAACCAAATCTTTGACCGAAGAGCAAAAACGCCGATTTAAATTAGATGTTGAAGTTGAGAGTACCGATTTTATTAAAATCAATCATACCCGGATTTCTTTGCCATTGCTAAAATCTGAAATTAAGAATGTAATCATTACCAGCCAAAATGCGGTAGAATCCATTCTAAGCAGCTGCCCGCCAGAAGATTTAAAATTTAAGAATATTTATTGTGTAGGTCGCAGGACCAAAAGATTAATCGAAAAGAAAATCGGCAAGGTTACCCATTCTGAAAATAACGCGGTGGATTTGGCCAACTATCTGGTTGAATATATTGAAGGAACCGAAGCAACATATTTTTGCAGTAACATCCGTTTGGACGAACTTCCTTCAATTTTAAAAGAAGGTAACATAGAAATTAAAGAAGTAGAAGCGTATAAGACCGTAGCAGACGCCAATAAATTAGATGAGTCTATTGAAGGCGTTCTTTTTTACAGTCCTTCTACCGTTTACAGTTTTCTAGAGAAGAACCAACCAAATATCATTGCGTATTGTATCGGTGAAACGACTGCAAACGCTGCAAGAGAGAAATTTGAGGATGTTAGGGTTGCAAAAGTACCTACGGTAGAAAGCGTAATCGATTTGGTAAACCAACATTATTCAAACTAA
- a CDS encoding glutamyl-tRNA reductase gives MKEYNISRGTYFYVIGISYKKADADIRGHFSLDDSSKLSLLSEAKENGIESLIVTATCNRTEIYGFAEHPFKLIQLLCNNTLGTVEDFQKVAYIYKNQEAISHMFRVGSGLDSQILGDFEIISQLRYSARLSKKHDLLNSFLERLINSVIQASKRIKNETSLSSGATSVSFASVHFILNNIPDVSEKNILLFGTGKIGRNTCENLIKHTKNEHITLINRTKDKAEKIAGKFNLIVKEYSNLQEEIKKSDILIVATGAQNPTIDKYCIQAERPLLILDLSIPKNVNEDVRDLKQVTLIHLDHLSRMTDDALENRKLHVPVAECIIDDVKSEFNAWLETRKFAPTIKALNEKLKVFKTAELENQRKKFKDFNEEQAETISNNIIQKITNHFAHHLKDDSVSIDESLELIKRVFQLENTLDV, from the coding sequence ATGAAGGAGTATAATATTTCAAGAGGAACATATTTTTACGTTATTGGTATTAGCTATAAAAAAGCCGATGCAGATATCCGTGGTCATTTTAGTTTAGATGATTCTTCCAAACTTTCACTACTTTCCGAGGCTAAGGAAAATGGTATTGAAAGTCTTATCGTTACCGCAACTTGTAACAGAACCGAGATTTACGGTTTTGCAGAACATCCCTTCAAGCTTATTCAACTTCTTTGTAATAATACATTAGGCACCGTTGAAGATTTCCAAAAAGTTGCATACATCTATAAAAATCAAGAGGCAATATCTCATATGTTTCGGGTTGGCTCTGGTTTAGATAGCCAAATTTTAGGTGATTTTGAGATTATAAGTCAATTGCGCTACAGCGCTAGACTTTCAAAAAAGCATGATTTGCTGAATTCGTTTTTGGAGCGTTTAATAAATTCGGTTATACAAGCAAGTAAAAGAATTAAAAACGAAACCAGTCTTTCTAGCGGGGCAACTTCGGTTTCTTTTGCATCAGTGCATTTTATTTTAAATAATATTCCTGATGTGTCCGAGAAGAATATCCTTCTCTTCGGAACTGGTAAAATAGGTAGAAATACCTGTGAAAACCTCATCAAGCACACCAAGAATGAACATATAACCCTTATCAATAGAACCAAGGATAAGGCTGAAAAGATTGCGGGGAAATTCAACCTTATCGTCAAGGAATATTCTAACCTGCAAGAAGAAATTAAAAAATCGGATATTCTTATTGTCGCTACTGGCGCACAAAATCCGACCATCGATAAATACTGTATCCAAGCAGAGAGACCATTATTGATTTTGGATCTTTCAATTCCTAAGAACGTCAATGAAGATGTTCGGGATTTAAAACAAGTTACGCTCATTCATTTAGACCATTTATCTAGGATGACCGATGATGCTTTAGAAAACAGGAAATTACACGTGCCTGTTGCAGAATGTATTATCGATGATGTAAAGAGCGAGTTTAACGCTTGGCTAGAAACCAGAAAATTTGCACCTACTATTAAAGCATTAAATGAAAAGTTGAAGGTTTTTAAAACGGCCGAACTAGAAAATCAGAGAAAGAAATTCAAGGATTTTAACGAAGAACAGGCAGAAACCATCAGTAATAATATCATTCAAAAGATTACCAACCACTTCGCTCACCACCTAAAGGACGATTCGGTTTCTATAGACGAAAGTCTCGAATTGATCAAGAGGGTTTTTCAGCTTGAAAATACATTAGATGTCTAA
- a CDS encoding transcriptional regulator, AraC family — protein sequence MENHSTNKLKSVANGPFAETIIEKDFIALCYKNESDSMQSIERDIDSSFLQFHFCLKGSLKFIFNEGRYALDVNEENSLLLYNPQRGLPIHLQVEPQSWLVTILISISKFHGLFSQEADYITFLSPENRDKKYYKDGQISPSMAIVLNQIINYNLNDTIKNIYYKGKAYELLSLYFNRSGDADIEQCPFLIDESNVQKIKKAKDIIIARMAEPPTLQELSDEIDLSLKKLKEGFKQIYGDSVYSFLYDYKMEVARKLLETGKHNVNEIGLKIGYSTASHFIAAFKKKYGTTPKKYITSLS from the coding sequence ATGGAAAATCACTCTACCAACAAACTCAAAAGTGTCGCTAACGGTCCTTTTGCCGAAACAATTATTGAAAAAGACTTTATCGCTCTATGCTATAAAAACGAATCAGATTCTATGCAAAGCATTGAACGTGATATAGATAGCAGCTTTCTTCAATTTCATTTCTGTTTAAAAGGAAGTCTTAAATTTATATTCAACGAAGGGCGATATGCCTTGGATGTGAATGAGGAAAATTCCCTTTTGCTATACAATCCGCAACGCGGGTTACCGATTCATCTTCAAGTCGAACCTCAAAGTTGGTTGGTCACAATCTTGATTTCTATCAGCAAATTTCATGGACTTTTTTCACAGGAAGCAGATTACATAACTTTTTTAAGTCCAGAGAACCGAGATAAAAAATATTATAAAGATGGTCAGATCTCACCATCGATGGCAATTGTATTAAATCAAATTATTAATTACAATTTAAATGATACCATTAAGAATATCTATTATAAAGGAAAGGCCTACGAACTTTTAAGTCTTTACTTTAACCGGAGCGGAGATGCAGACATTGAGCAATGCCCTTTTTTAATTGACGAGAGCAATGTGCAAAAGATTAAAAAGGCGAAAGATATTATAATCGCAAGGATGGCTGAGCCTCCGACGTTACAAGAACTTTCCGATGAAATTGATTTAAGTTTGAAGAAATTAAAGGAAGGTTTTAAACAGATTTACGGTGATTCAGTTTATAGTTTTTTGTACGATTATAAGATGGAAGTGGCTAGAAAATTACTCGAGACCGGAAAACATAACGTTAATGAAATTGGGCTGAAGATTGGTTATAGTACTGCCAGCCATTTTATTGCCGCTTTTAAAAAGAAGTACGGAACAACTCCGAAAAAATATATTACCTCTTTATCATAA
- a CDS encoding ferrochelatase: MSKGILMVNLGSPDSPDPKDVKKYLGEFLMDERVIDVPLWARTLLVKGIILNTRPKASAAAYQKIWWEKGSPLIVISERLKSKVEEKVDFPVALAMRYGSMTMKKGLQNLVDQGVDEVFIIPLYPQFAMATTETILVLAEEIKKEHFPNLKLYDLPAFYNRPEYIEVLSKSINEHLKGKQFDHILFSYHGVPERHIRKSDITNSHCQIDGSCCKTASKAHQYCYRHQCFEVTRLVGEKLQLKEGSFSTSFQSRLGFDPWLQPYTDRTIERLGKQGIKKMAIITPAFVSDCLETLEEIAMEGEEIFHEMGGKEFTTVPCLNDRDDWAQLLANWINEWAEKDSVLA, translated from the coding sequence ATGAGTAAAGGAATTTTAATGGTCAACCTTGGATCTCCCGATAGCCCGGATCCAAAAGACGTAAAAAAATATTTGGGCGAATTCTTAATGGACGAAAGAGTGATCGATGTGCCTTTATGGGCAAGAACTCTTCTGGTAAAAGGAATAATTCTTAATACAAGACCAAAAGCTTCTGCAGCTGCCTACCAAAAAATCTGGTGGGAAAAGGGTTCTCCACTAATTGTAATTTCAGAACGATTAAAATCTAAGGTTGAAGAAAAAGTCGATTTCCCGGTTGCTTTGGCAATGCGTTATGGGAGTATGACCATGAAAAAAGGTTTGCAAAACTTAGTGGATCAAGGTGTGGATGAAGTTTTTATCATTCCGCTTTATCCGCAATTTGCGATGGCCACCACCGAAACCATTTTGGTTCTTGCAGAAGAAATTAAAAAAGAGCACTTTCCAAATTTAAAGTTATACGATTTACCAGCTTTTTATAATCGACCTGAATATATCGAGGTTCTTTCAAAATCGATTAATGAACATCTTAAAGGAAAACAATTTGATCATATTTTGTTTTCTTATCACGGAGTACCCGAAAGACATATTAGAAAGAGCGACATTACAAATTCTCACTGCCAAATAGATGGGAGCTGTTGCAAAACGGCATCTAAAGCTCATCAATATTGTTATCGTCATCAATGTTTTGAAGTCACTCGATTAGTTGGAGAAAAACTTCAACTTAAAGAAGGAAGTTTTTCAACTTCGTTTCAATCTAGATTAGGTTTTGATCCTTGGTTACAACCTTATACTGACAGAACAATCGAAAGATTGGGAAAACAAGGAATTAAGAAAATGGCGATAATTACACCTGCATTTGTAAGTGATTGTCTCGAGACCTTGGAAGAAATCGCAATGGAAGGCGAAGAAATTTTCCATGAAATGGGAGGTAAGGAATTTACGACCGTCCCATGTTTGAACGATCGTGATGACTGGGCTCAACTTTTAGCCAATTGGATTAATGAATGGGCTGAAAAAGATTCAGTTTTGGCATAA
- a CDS encoding putative efflux protein, MATE family: MAKVSSKDLGEESIGKLLIRQALPASIGILVMSLNILVDTIFVGQWIGSIAIAAINVVLPVSFFIAALGMSIGIGGSSIISRALGADNPLKALKTFGNQITLTLLLTISMVIIGLVFADSIILSFGGKGAIFEPAKIYYTIVLYGVPFLALCMMGNTVIRAEGKPKFAMYAMMIPSVGNLFLDYIFINVLDYGMEGAAWATTIAYVLCFAYILWFFLSKKSELKIRSTHFGLNFPIVKEISSLGFVTLARQAVVSITYLFMNNILYDLGGETSVTAYAIVGRMLMFALFPVYGITQGFLPIAGFNYGAGKFERVKKTIYTALTYAAALATLVFIMLMIFPEAITRLFTSDQEVVRQTPSDMRWVFAATPIIAIQLIGAAYFQAIGKAVPALLLTLTRQGFFFIPLILILPIYFGELGVWISFPIADVLSTIVTGYFLRRELRLNLKTD; the protein is encoded by the coding sequence ATGGCCAAAGTATCATCAAAGGATTTAGGGGAAGAGTCCATAGGCAAACTTCTAATAAGACAAGCGTTACCCGCATCGATTGGTATTTTGGTGATGTCGCTAAATATTCTGGTCGACACCATTTTTGTTGGACAGTGGATCGGATCAATTGCCATAGCCGCAATTAATGTGGTTTTACCAGTTTCTTTTTTTATTGCAGCTCTCGGAATGTCCATTGGTATTGGTGGTTCTTCCATCATATCTCGCGCACTTGGTGCGGATAATCCCTTAAAAGCATTAAAGACATTTGGTAACCAGATTACCTTAACCTTATTACTGACCATCTCTATGGTCATTATCGGTCTTGTATTTGCTGATAGTATTATACTCTCTTTTGGTGGTAAGGGAGCAATCTTTGAACCGGCCAAAATCTATTATACCATTGTACTTTACGGAGTTCCTTTCTTGGCGCTCTGTATGATGGGAAACACAGTGATTAGGGCAGAAGGCAAACCCAAATTTGCAATGTATGCCATGATGATTCCCTCGGTCGGGAATCTTTTTTTAGATTATATATTCATCAACGTGCTAGATTACGGGATGGAAGGCGCGGCTTGGGCCACCACTATCGCTTATGTATTATGTTTTGCTTACATATTATGGTTTTTTCTTTCCAAAAAATCGGAACTAAAAATCCGTTCGACTCATTTTGGACTCAACTTCCCGATTGTAAAGGAAATTTCTTCTTTAGGATTTGTGACCCTAGCCAGACAGGCAGTAGTGAGTATCACCTATTTGTTCATGAATAATATTCTGTACGACCTTGGGGGCGAAACTTCAGTGACCGCCTACGCGATTGTAGGTAGGATGTTGATGTTTGCTTTGTTCCCGGTTTATGGGATCACTCAAGGGTTTTTGCCTATTGCAGGTTTTAATTATGGAGCCGGCAAATTTGAAAGAGTCAAAAAAACAATTTACACTGCTTTAACTTATGCCGCTGCGCTCGCAACTTTAGTTTTTATAATGCTAATGATTTTCCCTGAAGCAATTACTAGGTTGTTTACTTCTGATCAAGAAGTAGTGCGGCAGACACCATCGGATATGCGATGGGTTTTCGCTGCCACCCCAATTATAGCCATTCAGCTTATCGGGGCAGCGTATTTTCAAGCGATAGGAAAAGCTGTACCCGCCCTTTTACTCACATTGACGCGGCAAGGATTTTTCTTTATTCCTTTAATATTGATTCTTCCAATTTATTTTGGCGAACTTGGCGTATGGATCTCATTTCCAATTGCTGACGTGTTAAGTACGATTGTTACTGGGTATTTCTTGAGAAGAGAGTTAAGGTTAAATTTAAAAACCGATTAA
- a CDS encoding putative membrane protein, producing MEIYPYIKSFHLIFVITWFAGLFYIPRLFVYQIENSKRASPEREIIGAQLKIMARRLWTIITWPSAILAITFALWLLVLQPAWVEQRWMQVKLVFVVLLIIYHLKTHTYFKELQKDKITVTSNFMRIWNEGATFILFAVVFLAILKSAINWIFGIVALIILAVLIMLGFRLYKKLRFKNKEW from the coding sequence ATGGAAATTTATCCATATATAAAATCGTTTCATCTAATCTTTGTAATCACATGGTTTGCTGGACTTTTTTATATCCCTAGATTGTTTGTTTATCAAATTGAAAACTCTAAAAGAGCTTCACCTGAGCGTGAGATTATTGGAGCTCAACTTAAGATAATGGCAAGAAGGCTTTGGACAATCATAACCTGGCCTTCTGCAATCTTAGCAATCACTTTTGCTCTTTGGCTACTGGTTTTACAACCTGCTTGGGTTGAACAGCGCTGGATGCAGGTAAAATTAGTATTTGTGGTTCTTTTGATTATCTATCATTTAAAGACCCACACTTATTTTAAGGAATTACAAAAGGATAAAATCACGGTGACCTCTAACTTCATGAGAATCTGGAATGAAGGCGCGACATTTATCCTCTTTGCAGTTGTTTTTCTGGCGATACTAAAAAGTGCAATCAATTGGATTTTTGGAATTGTTGCCCTTATTATCCTTGCGGTGTTGATTATGCTAGGCTTTCGACTTTATAAAAAACTGCGGTTCAAAAATAAAGAGTGGTAG
- a CDS encoding His Kinase A (phospho-acceptor) domain-containing protein: MSIRKLSLRLRIFISMILLVLIASIVIAAVTIYQYNEEAQDYHKERLERKEENIRSSVDYVIRETTYNVSSEFVPLIFKDEINKIAEIHQLEINIFDIDGTFLKSSKATLAIDTIKGCLDAETLNAISNTPEHRYVESNEINNETYQSSYSYITDRKYKPIAILNLTYLEDDEFLQKELGEFLQRLSYAYLFMILMAIFIAYLLSKYITRSLKTIGDKINSTRLEKRNQKINITTTSEISTLVNSYNRMIDELEESAVKLATGEREQAWREMAKQVAHEIKNPLTPMRLTVQSFQRKFDPQDPEIIHKLDDYSKTLIQQIDTMSSIASAFSNFAEMPAQKNETLNVVQIVKLGLDIFNEDYIVFLADEEEIIAKFDRTQLIRVVTNLVKNGIQAIPTDSETVPTVVVQVSKDIDNVIISVSDNGIGISEDNKSRVFEPKFTTKTSGMGLGLAMVKNIVENYKGSINFTSELGKGTVFTVILPREI, encoded by the coding sequence ATGAGTATCAGAAAATTGTCTTTACGTCTTAGGATTTTTATTTCGATGATTTTATTGGTGCTTATCGCATCAATCGTCATTGCGGCGGTTACTATCTATCAGTATAACGAAGAAGCCCAAGATTATCATAAAGAGCGTTTAGAACGTAAGGAAGAGAACATTCGTTCTAGTGTAGATTATGTAATCAGGGAAACCACTTATAACGTTTCTTCAGAATTTGTTCCCCTTATTTTTAAGGATGAAATCAATAAGATTGCGGAAATCCATCAACTTGAAATCAATATTTTTGATATTGACGGTACCTTTTTAAAATCTTCCAAAGCTACTTTGGCTATCGATACCATTAAAGGGTGTTTAGATGCCGAAACACTTAATGCAATCAGTAATACACCAGAACATCGCTATGTAGAATCTAACGAAATTAATAACGAAACTTATCAGTCTTCATATTCTTATATCACCGATCGGAAATACAAGCCGATTGCCATCCTTAATCTTACCTATTTAGAAGACGATGAATTTCTTCAAAAGGAGTTAGGGGAATTTCTGCAACGTTTATCCTATGCGTATTTATTTATGATCCTTATGGCGATATTTATCGCCTATCTGCTTTCAAAATATATTACCCGTTCGCTAAAAACTATCGGAGATAAGATAAATTCAACCCGACTTGAAAAGCGAAACCAGAAAATAAACATTACCACAACTAGCGAAATTTCGACTTTGGTTAATTCTTATAATAGAATGATTGATGAGTTGGAAGAAAGTGCGGTAAAATTGGCGACTGGTGAAAGAGAGCAGGCGTGGAGGGAAATGGCCAAACAAGTGGCCCACGAGATTAAAAACCCTTTGACGCCGATGCGTTTAACCGTTCAAAGTTTTCAAAGAAAATTTGACCCTCAAGATCCGGAAATTATTCATAAGCTAGACGATTACAGCAAAACATTAATTCAGCAGATAGATACGATGAGTTCTATTGCTTCTGCATTTTCCAACTTTGCCGAGATGCCGGCGCAGAAGAACGAGACGCTGAATGTCGTACAGATTGTGAAGTTAGGTTTAGATATTTTCAATGAAGATTATATTGTCTTCTTGGCCGATGAAGAAGAAATTATCGCCAAGTTTGACCGGACTCAATTGATTAGGGTGGTTACTAATCTGGTGAAAAATGGAATCCAGGCGATACCGACCGATAGTGAAACTGTTCCAACTGTGGTTGTACAAGTTTCTAAAGACATTGATAATGTCATTATTTCGGTTTCTGATAATGGTATCGGGATTTCAGAAGATAATAAGTCAAGGGTTTTTGAACCCAAATTTACGACCAAAACAAGCGGTATGGGTCTTGGCCTAGCGATGGTTAAGAATATCGTTGAAAACTATAAAGGAAGCATTAACTTTACCTCAGAACTTGGAAAAGGAACTGTATTTACGGTTATTTTACCTAGAGAAATATAA
- a CDS encoding enoyl-CoA hydratase, whose product MDYNNLIIEFENGISTITIDRPKKLNALNRETIQELHEAFKEADEDKETKVIILTGSGEKAFVAGADISEFADYNVAQGKKLAAEGQKILFDFVQNLSTPVIAIINGFALGGGLELAMACHIRISSMQAKMGLPEVSLGVIPGYGGTQRLAQLVGRGRALEIILTAGMIDAHQALSYGLVNHVLPQDECLAFAEKMAEKIMRNSGIAIASAIKAVNANFEDGVNGFEIEISEFGKCFGTDDFTEGTSAFLGKRKAEFPGS is encoded by the coding sequence ATGGATTACAACAACCTCATTATAGAATTTGAAAACGGCATTAGCACGATTACCATCGACAGGCCTAAAAAATTGAATGCTTTAAATCGTGAAACCATCCAAGAGCTTCATGAAGCTTTTAAGGAAGCAGATGAAGACAAAGAAACCAAGGTTATTATTCTTACCGGAAGTGGTGAAAAAGCATTTGTGGCGGGTGCAGATATTAGCGAGTTCGCTGATTATAATGTTGCGCAAGGGAAGAAATTAGCTGCCGAAGGTCAAAAGATTTTATTTGATTTTGTACAGAATCTTTCGACTCCAGTAATCGCAATAATCAATGGGTTTGCCTTGGGAGGTGGATTAGAACTGGCGATGGCATGCCATATACGGATTTCAAGTATGCAAGCAAAAATGGGACTTCCCGAAGTGTCATTGGGAGTTATCCCAGGATACGGAGGCACCCAACGCCTTGCTCAATTAGTGGGAAGAGGACGCGCTTTGGAAATAATTCTTACTGCCGGAATGATTGATGCGCACCAAGCTTTGAGCTATGGATTGGTAAATCATGTACTTCCTCAAGATGAATGCTTAGCATTTGCAGAAAAAATGGCGGAAAAAATAATGCGTAATAGTGGCATTGCGATTGCCTCAGCTATAAAAGCGGTTAACGCCAACTTTGAAGATGGCGTTAACGGCTTTGAAATTGAAATTTCTGAATTTGGTAAGTGCTTTGGTACCGACGATTTTACTGAAGGTACATCGGCGTTTCTTGGGAAAAGAAAAGCTGAATTTCCGGGGAGCTAG